The sequence below is a genomic window from Sorangiineae bacterium MSr12523.
CCGTCGATCGTATATCGCTTCTTTGCGTATCGCTTCAGCCATGAAGAATCTGCTCGAGGTGAAGCTATTCGTCCCGATCCTCAGCGCGAGCAACGGTACCTGTGCCGTCGATTACCAACAGATGCGGCAGCGTAGGCGCGAACCGCTGCTAACCCTGCATCAACACCGATAAGAACCCCTCGCCATAATCGGCAATGCGCGAGGGCCCGAATCCGTGGATGCCCGATAGCTCGCCCAGTGTTCTAGGCTTGATGTACGCCAATTCAACCAGGCTGCGGTTCGGTGCCACCACATAGGCCGGCACTCCGCGCTCTTTGGCAATCTCGCTGCGATGTGCGCGCAGTCGCTCGAAAAGGGGGCGCGCGGCGTCGTCCACTTCCGCCACATCCGCCGCGGCCGCAACTCCGCGTGACGGCTCCTTCGCCTTCCGCGCTTTGCGACCCACCGGTGCCGTCTCCGGTGGAAGCGCGATCCTCGCCGGCAATCGCGCGTGCATCACATCGCGGCCCGTGCCTGTTAGAAACGGCACCGGGTGCTCCGTGGGCGTCAAGTCAATCCACCCGGCGGCGAGCATCGCTCGCAAGAGGGACACGATGAACTCGGGCTGGCGCTCCGCCAGGAGCCCGAAGGTCGAGAGCTCGGTGAACCCGAATCGCTCGGAGCGCGTTGTTCGGTCTCCGTGCAGCATCTCCGCAATCGCGACCAGCCCCGCGCGCCGCCCGGCCCGTGCCACCCCGGAGAGCGCCTTGCGCACGATGAGCGCCGTTTCCTCGTCCGCCGCGGCATCCGACACCGCGCCCCGCGCGTCAATCGTCGCGCACACATCGCAGTGGCCGCAGCCACCGAGGACCTCTTGCTCGTCGCCGAAATACCGCAGCACGAAGTCGTGACGGCAGGTGCGCGCGTCCAAGTACTGCAAGAGCTCGCGGAACAAGGCCCACGCGCGCGCGGCTTGCTCGGTCGACGCGTTCATCCCGTCGCGGTCCGTCTCGACCAGCCTGCGCCGCAGCGCAATGTCGGCACCGCTGCACAGGAGCAACCCATGTGCGGTGGCCTCGTCACGCCCCGCGCGGCCCACTTCCTGGTAGTACGCCTCGATCGACGACGGTGGTTGCACATGCACCACGAGGCGGATGTCGGGCCGGTCGATGCCCATGCCGAACGCATTGGTCGCCACCACCACGTCCAGGCTGCGCTCCGAAAACGCGGTGGACACGTTCGTGCGCGAGCCCGCGTCCAGTCCCGCGTGGTACGCGCCCACGCGGTACTTTTTCTCGCGCAGCGCTTCGGCGAATTGCTCCGTTGTCTTCCGCGTGGCCGCGTAGACGATGGCTCCTCCGCGCGGGGCCTTGGGTGACCCGAGCGCCTCGTCCAGCGCCGTGAACATCGCGGCCCGCGCCTCTTTCGGCCCATCGATGTAGCGCGCGGCCAGGTGCAAATTCGGCCGTGCGAAGCCGCGCAGCACTTCCACGCTCTCGCCGTCGCGAAAGCCCAGCGCGGCCCGAATCTCCTTCCGCACCTCGGGCGTGGCCGTCGCGGTGCACGCAAGGACCCGCGGCGGCGCGAGCCGCTCCAATACGCTGCCGATGCGCAGATAGTCCGGCCGAAAATCGTGCCCCCACTGCGCGATGCAGTGCGCCTCGTCCACCGCCACCAGCGAAATCTTGCTGCGCGCCAACAGCGACACGAATGCATCCGACGCCAGCCGCTCCGGTGCCGCGTACACCAGCTTGAACGCACCGCGCGCGAGCATCGTCTCCCGGTGCCGCCGCACCTCGAGCGGCAAAGTCGACGCCAGGTACGTTGCCTCGATGCCGCGGGCGGCCAGGGAACGAACCTGGTCCTCCATCAGCGCCACCAGGGGCGAGACCACGAGCGTCGTCCCCGGCAAAAGCGCGGCAGGCAGTTGATACGTCAGCGATTTTCCACCGCCCGTCGGCGCGATGACCAGCACCCGCCCCGGCCCACTCAGCAGTGCATCGATCGCGTCTTTCTGCCAAGGACGGAAGCTCTGCAGGCCAAATTGCTCGTTTAGCGTGCGGTCGATGTCCAAGGAAGAAGACTGCATGAGCGACAACCTTGCTCTTAGTCGTCCTCATCGGCGGCGCCAATGCGCACGTTGCTCAAAATCGTTCTTTCGCGTCCTCGCATGCGATCACGAGCCTCGTGGCGCCCGCCACACCGACCGGCAGCATCAAGAGCCCGATGAACGGAATCAGTGCGATCAGCGCGACGGGCACGCCAAACCCGAAGCATGCGCCCAGGTGTTCTCGATAGAACGCAAACCGTTGCCGAAATCCCATGCGCCGCAGCCCGAACGGATAATCCAGGAGATTCCACGACGCGAGCAGCGCCGAGGCCACGAGCTTCAGCGGCCACGTCACCACGACGGCCGGTGGAAAGAGCAGCTCCACCAGCGACAGCGTGACGAAGACCGGCACGCCGATCGCCAACGTGACCAGCGTGATCTTCAGCGACCGCCGCACGGATTCGAAAAACGGCGCATCGGCCAACGGCGCACGCCCCGAGGCTGCCTCTTGCGCCCGCACGATTCGATCCAATGCAGGCCCCGAAAGCGGCTGCGCGAGGCTGCTCGACAACAGCATCGCTGCGCCCACCACGAGCACGTACACGATGATCCGCGTCGCAACGTAACCGCCGCCCTCGTGCGCGCTGCCGAAGGCGTCGAAGATCGCATCCACGAGGTCCCCTGCTGCCCAAATTCCGAGCACGGCGAGCACCACGGTCAGTGCGCACGCGGCCAGCATGGGCACGGCGGCGTACGGCCACACCGAGGGCCGCGTGACGATG
It includes:
- a CDS encoding ATP-dependent DNA helicase — its product is MQSSSLDIDRTLNEQFGLQSFRPWQKDAIDALLSGPGRVLVIAPTGGGKSLTYQLPAALLPGTTLVVSPLVALMEDQVRSLAARGIEATYLASTLPLEVRRHRETMLARGAFKLVYAAPERLASDAFVSLLARSKISLVAVDEAHCIAQWGHDFRPDYLRIGSVLERLAPPRVLACTATATPEVRKEIRAALGFRDGESVEVLRGFARPNLHLAARYIDGPKEARAAMFTALDEALGSPKAPRGGAIVYAATRKTTEQFAEALREKKYRVGAYHAGLDAGSRTNVSTAFSERSLDVVVATNAFGMGIDRPDIRLVVHVQPPSSIEAYYQEVGRAGRDEATAHGLLLCSGADIALRRRLVETDRDGMNASTEQAARAWALFRELLQYLDARTCRHDFVLRYFGDEQEVLGGCGHCDVCATIDARGAVSDAAADEETALIVRKALSGVARAGRRAGLVAIAEMLHGDRTTRSERFGFTELSTFGLLAERQPEFIVSLLRAMLAAGWIDLTPTEHPVPFLTGTGRDVMHARLPARIALPPETAPVGRKARKAKEPSRGVAAAADVAEVDDAARPLFERLRAHRSEIAKERGVPAYVVAPNRSLVELAYIKPRTLGELSGIHGFGPSRIADYGEGFLSVLMQG
- a CDS encoding EI24 domain-containing protein, coding for MKVATLGTVERVERLGWADGFRTFFQGFGFIVTRPSVWPYAAVPMLAACALTVVLAVLGIWAAGDLVDAIFDAFGSAHEGGGYVATRIIVYVLVVGAAMLLSSSLAQPLSGPALDRIVRAQEAASGRAPLADAPFFESVRRSLKITLVTLAIGVPVFVTLSLVELLFPPAVVVTWPLKLVASALLASWNLLDYPFGLRRMGFRQRFAFYREHLGACFGFGVPVALIALIPFIGLLMLPVGVAGATRLVIACEDAKERF